From the Solanum lycopersicum chromosome 10, SLM_r2.1 genome, one window contains:
- the JAR1 gene encoding jasmonoyl--L-amino acid synthetase JAR6: protein MKMMVENIEKKFDAEEVIEDFEVLTKDAGRIQEETLEKILKENGGTEYLKQWGLNGRTDVETFKACVPIVGHNDLEPYIQRIADGDLSPILTGKPIETISLSSGTTQGKPKFVPFNDELMDSTMQIFKTSFAFRNREFPIGNGKALQFIYSSKQFKTKGGLAAGTATTNVYRNAQFKKTMNAMSTPVCSPDEVIFGPDFQQSLYCHLLSGLIFRDEVQVVSSTFAHSIVHAFRTFEQVWEELVVDIREGVLSSRVTVPSIRLAMSKLLKPDPELAETIYSKCSSLSNWYGLIPELFPNTKYIYGIMTGSMEPYLKKLRHYAGELPLLSADYGSSEGWVGVNVNPKFPPEMVTYAVLPNIGYFEFLPLEENLVGVEQANSPVGLTEVKLGEEYEIVFTNFAGLYRYRLGDVVKIKGFHNGTPELQFVCRRNLLLSINIDKNTEKDLQLAVEAAGKHLVDEKLEVMDFTSHVNVSADPGHYVIFWELSGEATDEILQECCNCLDKSFLDAGYVSSRKVNAIGALELRIVKRGTFHKILDHFVGLGGAVSQFKTPRCVGPKNSSLIQILSSNVVKSYSSTAFC from the exons ATGAAGATGATGGTGGAAAATATTGAGAAGAAATTTGATGCAGAAGAAGTGATTGAGGATTTTGAGGTGTTGACTAAAGATGCTGGGAGGATTCAAGAAGAGACACTTGAGAAAATTCTGAAAGAAAATGGGGGAACAGAGTATTTGAAGCAATGGGGTCTGAATGGCAGAACTGATGTTGAGACTTTTAAGGCTTGTGTCCCTATTGTCGGTCACAATGATTTGGAGCCTTACATTCAAAGAATTGCTGATGGTGATCTTTCACCTATTCTTACTGGAAAGCCCATTGAAACCATCTCCTTGAG TTCTGGTACTACTCAAGGGAAGCCAAAGTTTGTACCTTTcaatgatgaattgatggattCCACCATGCAGATATTCAAGACTTCTTTTGCCTTTAGGAACAG agAATTTCCCATTGGGAATGGAAAGGCTTTGCAGTTTATTTACAGCAGCAAGCAGTTTAAAACTAAAGGTGGTTTGGCAGCTGGAACAGCCACTACCAATGTGTATagaaatgcacaattcaagaaGACAATGAATGCAATGTCTACCCCAGTTTGTAGTCCTGATGAAGTGATATTTGGTCCTGATTTTCAACAATCCTTATACTGTCACCTTCTGTCTGGTCTAATTTTCCGCGATGAAGTTCAAGTTGTTTCATCTACGTTTGCACATAGCATTGTCCATGCTTTTCGAACTTTCGAACAAGTATGGGAAGAACTTGTTGTTGACATAAGGGAGGGAGTCTTATCGAGCCGAGTCACTGTACCATCCATAAGATTAGCCATGTCAAAATTGTTGAAGCCTGATCCAGAATTGGCTGAAACAATTTATAGCAAATGCTCAAGTTTAAGCAATTGGTACGGCTTGATTCCTGAACTCTTCCCGAATACAAAGTACATTTATGGTATCATGACAGGTTCGATGGAGCCTTACTTGAAGAAACTAAGGCACTATGCAGGAGAATTACCTCTATTGAGTGCAGATTATGGTTCTTCTGAAGGATGGGTCGGAGTAAATGTTAATCCAAAATTCCCTCCTGAGATGGTTACTTATGCAGTGTTACCAAATATTGGCTATTTTGAATTCCTCCCACTCGAGGAAAATCTCGTAGGCGTGGAGCAAGCAAATTCTCCAGTCGGCCTGACTGAAGTTAAACTTGGTGAAGAGTATGAAATTGTCTTCACCAATTTCGCAG GTTTATATCGTTACAGACTAGGTGATGTTGTCAAGATAAAAGGATTCCACAATGGCACTCCAGAACTCCAGTTTGTCTGCAGAAGAAACCTTTTGCTGAGCATTAACATAGACAAGAACACTGAGAAAGATTTGCAACTAGCCGTGGAAGCTGCAGGCAAGCACTTAGTTGACGAAAAACTAGAAGTGATGGACTTCACCAGCCATGTCAACGTCTCAGCTGATCCAGGACACTACGTCATCTTCTGGGAACTGAGTGGGGAAGCAACTGATGAAATATTGCAAGAGTGCTGCAACTGTCTGGACAAATCGTTCCTCGATGCAGGCTACGTGAGCTCCAGGAAAGTGAATGCAATTGGAGCACTTGAACTGAGGATTGTGAAGAGGGGAACCTTTCATAAGATATTGGATCATTTCGTTGGATTAGGAGGCGCGGTGAGCCAGTTCAAAACCCCTAGATGTGTTGGTCCAAAAAACAGCTCATTGATCCAAATACTGTCTAGTAATGTTGTTAAGAGCTATTCCAGTACTGCTTTCtgttaa